In one window of Acidovorax sp. HDW3 DNA:
- a CDS encoding Rieske 2Fe-2S domain-containing protein yields the protein MTTADPRCIPLCASSALQDGGRAVAFDVLYAGQPCRAFAIRYAGQVHAYLNRCAHVAMEMDYQEGQFFDDSGQWLLCATHGAVYAPDTGRCIEGPCCGASLVKIELTETAGQVHWHTAPSLQPAFP from the coding sequence GTGACTACCGCCGATCCCCGCTGCATTCCCCTGTGCGCCAGCAGCGCACTGCAAGACGGTGGCCGGGCGGTGGCGTTTGACGTTCTCTACGCCGGCCAGCCCTGCCGAGCTTTCGCCATTCGCTACGCCGGCCAGGTGCACGCCTACCTCAACCGCTGCGCCCACGTGGCCATGGAGATGGACTACCAGGAGGGGCAGTTTTTTGACGACAGCGGCCAGTGGCTGTTGTGCGCCACCCATGGCGCGGTGTACGCGCCGGACACGGGCCGCTGCATCGAGGGTCCCTGCTGCGGCGCCAGCCTGGTGAAGATCGAGCTGACCGAAACCGCAGGCCAGGTGCACTGGCATACTGCCCCCTCATTGCAACCCGCTTTCCCCTGA
- a CDS encoding HAD-IA family hydrolase: protein MTRARRFDLIAFDWDGTLCDSTAIIVRSIQAAVRDVGGAVPSDAAASYVIGMALMPALAHAAPDVPADKYPELSNRYRYHYLQRQDDLCLFAGVLDLLDALQARGHLLTVATGKSRRGLNEALQQAALRGRFHASRTADETAGKPHPLMLQELMAEFDVPPARTLMIGDTTHDLQMAQAAGCASVGVGYGAHAPEGFAAHGPLFVADSVAALHSWLENNA, encoded by the coding sequence ATGACCCGTGCCCGCCGCTTTGACCTCATTGCCTTCGACTGGGACGGCACGCTGTGCGACTCCACGGCCATCATCGTGCGCAGCATCCAGGCGGCGGTGCGCGACGTGGGCGGCGCCGTACCCAGCGATGCGGCGGCGTCGTACGTCATCGGCATGGCCCTCATGCCGGCGCTGGCGCACGCCGCGCCCGACGTGCCCGCCGACAAATACCCCGAGCTGTCCAACCGCTACCGTTACCACTACCTGCAGCGCCAGGACGACCTGTGCCTGTTCGCTGGCGTGCTCGACCTGCTCGACGCCCTGCAGGCGCGTGGCCACCTGCTGACCGTGGCCACCGGCAAGAGCCGGCGTGGCTTGAACGAGGCGCTGCAGCAGGCGGCGCTGCGCGGGCGCTTTCATGCCTCGCGCACCGCCGACGAGACGGCGGGCAAGCCCCATCCGCTGATGCTGCAGGAGCTGATGGCCGAATTCGATGTGCCGCCGGCGCGTACGCTGATGATTGGCGACACCACGCATGACCTGCAAATGGCGCAGGCGGCGGGCTGCGCCAGTGTCGGTGTGGGCTACGGCGCGCACGCGCCCGAAGGCTTTGCCGCCCATGGCCCGCTGTTCGTCGCCGATTCGGTGGCGGCCCTGCATTCGTGGCTTGAAAACAACGCCTGA
- a CDS encoding S49 family peptidase — protein sequence MTDPQRPGNADSGAAPDLWGQAAAPKPAAAVPPPTQGWEREVLEKLVFATLSEQRAARRWRIFWRLLWLALAGAIAWGVANYEGASVSSTPHTAVVDIKGEIASGAEASAELIVAAMRSAFEDSGSQAVVLLINSPGGSPVQAGMINDEITRLRAKYDKPVYAVVEESCASAAYYIAAAADEIYVDKASIVGSIGVLMDGFGFTGTMEKLGVERRLLTAGANKGFLDPFSPMSEKQRTYAQTMLEQIHQQFIEVVKKGRGERLKVGEDTFSGLFWTGQQAIDLGLADHLGSLDYVAREVVKAEDVIDYTRRDNVAERLVKRFGAAIGGGAVQTLQHSGLQLR from the coding sequence ATGACCGATCCCCAACGCCCCGGCAATGCCGACTCTGGCGCCGCCCCCGACCTGTGGGGCCAGGCCGCAGCGCCCAAGCCGGCCGCCGCCGTGCCGCCGCCAACCCAGGGCTGGGAGCGCGAGGTGCTGGAAAAACTCGTTTTTGCCACCCTGAGCGAGCAGCGCGCCGCGCGCCGCTGGCGCATTTTCTGGCGCCTGCTGTGGCTGGCGCTGGCCGGTGCCATCGCCTGGGGCGTGGCCAACTACGAGGGCGCCAGCGTCAGCAGTACGCCGCATACGGCGGTGGTTGATATCAAGGGCGAAATCGCCAGCGGCGCCGAGGCCAGCGCCGAGCTCATCGTCGCGGCCATGCGCAGCGCCTTTGAAGACAGCGGCTCGCAGGCCGTGGTGCTGCTCATCAACTCGCCCGGCGGCAGCCCGGTGCAGGCGGGCATGATCAACGACGAAATCACCCGCCTGCGCGCCAAGTACGACAAGCCGGTGTACGCCGTGGTCGAGGAAAGCTGCGCCTCGGCGGCCTACTACATTGCTGCCGCTGCGGATGAAATCTACGTCGATAAGGCCAGCATCGTCGGCAGCATCGGCGTGCTGATGGACGGCTTTGGCTTTACCGGCACCATGGAAAAACTCGGCGTTGAGCGCCGCCTGCTCACGGCGGGCGCGAACAAGGGTTTTCTCGACCCCTTCAGCCCCATGAGCGAGAAGCAGCGCACCTACGCCCAGACCATGCTCGAACAGATCCACCAGCAGTTCATCGAGGTGGTGAAAAAAGGCCGGGGCGAGCGCCTGAAGGTGGGTGAGGACACCTTCAGCGGCCTGTTCTGGACCGGCCAGCAGGCCATCGACCTGGGCCTGGCCGACCATCTGGGCAGCCTGGACTACGTGGCGCGCGAGGTCGTCAAGGCCGAGGACGTGATCGACTACACGCGCCGCGACAACGTCGCTGAACGCCTGGTCAAGCGCTTTGGCGCCGCCATCGGCGGTGGCGCCGTGCAGACGCTGCAGCACAGCGGCCTGCAGTTGCGGTAA